The DNA segment AAGTCTCTACATTTGACTCTTTTTCTTCACTTCCATTACCTATATTAACAATAGGACAATTTCTTATACTACATTTACTTACAAAAGCTTTTATTCTTTCCATTCTACTTTTATGTTCCTCATTACTAATAAAATCTTCTTGACTATTTTCTAAACTCATTTTTTATTCCTTTTATTTTTTTCTAAATTTTCTTTTAGTATTTGAACTTTCTTCTAAAGGTTCTGATTTTGATTGGTAGTTATTTGTATGTTGCTTTATTCTATTCATTATATTTTGATATGAATTTTCATCCATATCATCAATAGTCGCATGCAAGCTTGTATTTTCTTTTCTAAGCTTATCATTTTCAATTTCTAAAGCTTGTATATATTCTTTTAGATCTCTATTCTCTGAATGAAGATTTTTATTAGATTCTTTTGATTTTTCAAGTTCATTATATAAGCTTGTTAAAGTAAACTTAGCTTGTTTTAGTTCTTTACTTACATCGGCATTTAAATTTAAATACATTGCACTTTTATTTTTAAGTTCTTCAATATCAGCTTCTAAAGTTTTAATTACTTGCTTGTATATTTCAACTTCATCTTTTACATCTTTAAGAGATTCTTTTAAATCAATATTTTCATTAATAATTTCATCAATTCTAATTTTTAACTTTTCATATTCAGTTTTAAAATATGAAGCATTACTAACAATATTTTCAATATCTTCTATACTTAAATTATCATCTTCTAATTGTATTTTTAAGCTTTTATGTAAAGCTTCAAGTTTTGCATGTTCTTCCCTTTTTGCACCTAACTTTTGAAGTTCTTTTCTTTGTTGTTTAATAATCTCTTTTAAATCATTATCAGAAGCTTTCTTTTTTAGTTTTTGTTCTCTAACTTTTGCATGTTCCTCTTTAATCTGCCAATGATTTTTTCTTTTAGTTTTGCTCCAAACTGTTCCTCTTTCCATTTTTAAAAACTCTGCTACTTTTGTTTGAAGTAAAGACATTTTAGTTCTATTTAACCTTGCACTCTTACAAGTATCTAAATCATATAAGGAAAATATAGTATGTACATGATAATTCATTTTTAATTGTAGTTTTGACATATCAGCTTTTATTTTAAATTCTTTATCTAAATACCAATCTTTTGTATCTTCATTATAAAAGATATCTTTACTTGGTTTATAATCAATAATTTCATCTGTAACATCTAAATCATTGTGATACCATTTTAAATTAATACTGTCATAGATTAATTCATTTTCAGGATATGGACTATCTAAAAACACTCCTTCGTCTCTATGAATAGAGACATCAAGTAATTCAAATCCTGTAAACTCTTTTTTAAGCTCTTTAAATAGGTTTTCTATATCTTTTACGTTATGTTCTTTTTTTAAATTTATCACTGCTTCTAAGAATAGATTATCTACTTGTTTTTTCTGCATAGATTGATTATGTTTTTGTTTGTATGAGTCTATTGCTAATTTTTTAAATCTGACATAGTCCATATATCTTTTATTTTCATTTACTTTATTTGAATCTAAATGTTTTAAAAGATATGTGATTTTTGAAGTTCTTGAATTGTGTTCTTCGGCTCTTTGTAAGTCTGCTTTTTGAAAATTAAAACTGCTTTTAGAAACTGCCATTGCTCCCCTACCCCTTTTTATTCTGAAACTTTTCTCATACCCCTTGCGGGTTTTAAAAGAAAAGCAAATTTATACCTCACATAGTTGGGGTGTTAATTTGCAAATTAACACCCTAAAGGATGAAATTTGAAAATCATTGCTAACCCACAAGGGGTTTATGATTTTTCTTTATTCTACCCCTGAATATTTTTAATGAATTTTTTCTCAAACTCTTTCTGTTTTTTTTCTAAAATTTCAAATATCTCTTTATTAGATTTATTCTCTTTTTTTAATCTATCTAAAGTGTCTTTCTCTACCATTCTCATCTTCCCTTTACCATCTGTAATAGTTACAAATACAAACCCATTTTCTTTTGCATTTAATACACCTGATAAACTTGCTAAAATAACTACTATTAAAAAACTTTTTTTCATTTTTATTCTCCTGAATCATATATTTTTTCAATGTCTGATAACGACATAATTTTTAATAAATCTGCAAAACTTGGATATCCATTTATATACCAACCCGAAAACTCTTCACCTTTTACTTTAATTACTTTTCTTGTAACTACTGGAACTAGTCCATACATTTTCTCAATTGCCATTAATCTTTTATTGTTTACTCTCATTGCCCTACTCCTTTTAGATTAAATTATTAAATTGGATTTTGCCATTTAGCAGTTTTTGATTCTACATTTCCTACAAGTTGATTTTCAGAAATTGAATCTCTGATTCCAAAAATATCAAGTATCATATTTGCACCATTGAACACTAAATAAAACACAACAAATACACCTATTATCGAATTTCCTATTAATAAAAATCCTTTTATTGTTGTAAGTCCCAAAGTATCGAAGAAGCTACCAATAGAAAAACTAGAAGCTTCATTGAGTGCATACATTGGCTCAAATTGTAGATTTATTAACATCACGTTTATTGTTTCAAAAAACTCTTTTGCAAATAATGCCATCACGATAGATATCACAATTAGCAAGGGTTTAAAAGCTAGTGTTAAACCTACTTTCATAAATGTTTTAAGGTGTTCTAGTTGGTTAGTTGAGAATGCAAAAGCTATCATAAATGGAACTGCTAAGTAATAAATTTCAATCATAAAATAGTAGAAAAATATAACCATAAAAGAAGCTGTAGAAATAGCTATAATTGGTAAATATGAAATTAAATATTTAATAATTAATATAGCTAGAAATATAGATAGTATTTTTATTAAAGCGTCAAGTATTCCCTCTGCCATATCAGCTACTATTCCCAAAACTAAACTTTTAAAATTAGAAGCCATAGTGTATAAAGAGTTTTGTGTTACAGGCTTTTGATTAGTCATTTTTGAATGAACAGAATTACTATTATTTCCCTTGTTTATAATGTTTGCATTTTTTGATTGAACATTATTTGAAACGTCATTTACTAAGTTTATAAGCTTACTTGGAAATAGTTTTAAAGGTGACAATAAAGTCTCTGTAAATCTTTGTATAGAGTCAAATCCTGGCACTAAAACATAAGGTATATTTGAAAAAGACCAGTTTATAGATGAATCTATCCAACCTTCACCTTCTGCTATAGCACCAATTTCATAGCCACTAGATTTCCTATAGTCTTTTATAGTTTGTTCTCTTTGTTCTTCTTCAAAGCTACCTTTTAAGCCTATATTATCTATAAAAAAGCTTGTTGTTGCCAACATTGGTAAGCTTGTAAAACCTAATTCAGAATTGTTTCTATATTGCATATTTGCAATAATCTCAACTTGCTTTTTAATTACATCATTCTCTTTTGCATTTTGATATGATTTAATTAAATAGTTTAATGATTTTAATTCTGTTTTATTCTCTAAAAATTTTCTTTCAAACTTATAGCAAGAACTAACACTATAAAGTCCATTCATTTTTATAAAACTTTCATTTTTTAAGAAGCTTGTATTATAAAAATTAGTATATGTATCACCACCTATTTGAGAAGAATACCTTTTTAGATTCTCGCTTGGTGGGTAAGTTTGATTTAATCCAACAGTTACACCTATATACTGTTTTAAAGCTTCTGTATTATAAATATCAGAACAAGTGTTTAATAAGCTTGTTAATTTAGTTTGTTCATAGTTTATTTTTTCTTTTTCTAAGCTTATTTCATTTATTGTAGAAACAGGAGCTAAGCCTACGTCTCTTAATTTATATTTCAAATATGCATTGGTGGCACTTGAACTTGCCAAATCTGCTAAATATGCACCTTTATAGAGAACAGGTCTTATTAATTGATGAAAGTTAGTTTGAGATATCTTATTTTCTTTATCATCAACTTTAATATTACTTGTTGAAAAGAAAAATATAAACATAGTTGCAACACCTAATATTATTCTTTCTGCTATATCATCAAAATCACTAACATTACTTACATATTTTGTTAGTTTTGAAAGAACTGACATTCCAATAGTAATTGGTATTATGGTAAATAAAATGAAAGTTTTACCTATTAACATTACATCATTGTATTCGTTTAAAAAGTTAATTATAAAGATTATTGAATTAGTTAAAAAGCCTTTTACTGTACTTACTAAGTCTTTATTTTCTATGGTATTTGTATTAGGTTGAGATTCCTTTATATCTATTCCTAAACTTTCTTGGAATGAAGTTCTAGCAGAATTTACTATTGATTTTAATTCATCAAGTAATGATTTATTTTCATTCACTACAATTGAATTTGGGTAAAGTGTATAACCACTATTTAAAGTAACTTGGTTATATTTTATAGTACTTGGTACATCAATAATTTCTTCATCTACAGTTAAACCAGCGATCATATATTTTGAAAGATTTACGAATTCTTGATTAGTACCTACGTTACTATAGTTTTTATATTTTTCTTCAATCTTTTTTAGATCTTCAAAATTTTGTAAACTCATTGATTCATTTGGTTTAGATTCTAAAGGTTGAATTTTTATATTATTATATTCACTTTTACAAGATTGATTTACATTTGAAACTCTTGCAAGAATATTATCAGGCATTTTTTTGTCATATACATAGCAAGAAGTTTCACCTCTTTTGATATCTATGTTAGCAATTCTTCCAAAATATCCTTCTTTTAATGTAGGACACTCGTAATAACAACTATTTCTATTTGGATATGATGATATATAGCTTTCTTTTTGATTTAAAGTGTCTTCAAAGCTATTTATAATCTCACTTGGAGTTTGACTAGCAAAAAGATAGTTTAAGGCTAATATGCATATTAAAATTAGTTTATTTAACTTCATTTTCAATCCTCATAAAATATCCACCTACGCTAAAATTAAATCCAAAATTGAATCCTCTTTTAACTCTAAATAATCCCTTGCCTTGCCAACCAAAAGAATCTACTCTTGGAAGTAGAGGTATAAGTGGTCTATTGTGTTGTTTTGTTAGATTTACTTGATTTACTTTTTTGATATCTTTTAAGTAATAGTAATTTTCATATTTCTTTTTAACTATATCTCTTATTAAAATAGCTACTATGATTATTTGAGAAGCATACATTACATAGCTTTCTACATACACACCAATTTGTATATAATTGTAAAATACTAAAAAACCACCTACTAGCAATAGAACTAGAAACTTGATAAAATATTTTGGAAATTTGATAAGTACAAATCCACCAATTGCAACTGATATTAAAGAAGCTCCAAATATTTTAAAATCTAAAAGCTCTTTTGGATATATAAATAATCCAAAAATTATGAACACAAAAACACCGTACTTCATTAGAAGAACTTTCCATAGATCAACTTTTTTAAATTTTGATTCTGCAACTTCACTAACTGCTTTCTTATTTTTAAAGTCTAAATTTATATCAGTCGTATATCCCAACCAAAGTAAATAAGGATATTTATTTACTCTAATTTTATATTTTTTAAAATCCATATTATAATCCAAATATTAGGCAAGCGACATAGCGAAACTTTTAGATAGTTAAAATTTCACTGCAAACGCTTGCTACCGCCTTTCGCTTACGCTCAAGTTGGTCTATGATTAAAGAAAATTAATTTTATGAATAAATAATTAGCTTACCCATAAAATTAAAATTTCTAACCCTTTTCCACGATTTTTGGTACTCCAAAAATGTGGGTACTGCGTACCTTGTAGTTATTTAGCACGATTAAAGTTGCTTAAGCAGTATTATGAGCAGTTGATTTCGTTGTTCTTGGCTTTTGTGTATAAGCTCTTGATTTTTTCTTTTTTTCTTTCTCAACTTCATGCATGCAGATTAATGCATCCCAGTTTGAATAATCTTCAGTTTCTATTTCTTCTTTTAACTCTTGCTCTATCTCTATTGGACTTTTTTGGACACTCGTTGGACAATGTCCAATTTTGTTTTTATTTTCTTTTCTTTCATTTCTTTTATACTGTGCCCATTTACTTTCCGAACCTACCATATTTTGAGTTTCTATCATAAATAAAGTACCATCATCCCATCTTTCCATAAGTTGAAGTTCAATAAATAAGCTTACTGCAACTTTAACTGTGTCAATTGATGTATTTGTAATTGTTGCCAACATGTCAGGGGAATATGGAATTGTATTTCTAAAAAAAAGCTGACCTTCACTCTCTACGCTTTTTAGCAATAGTTTCATATAGAAGATAATGTAGTCTTTTCCATTTTGTTGATTTTCAATTATTTTGATTTCTTCTCTATCAAAAAAATCATTCTTTAGTTTCAACCAAAAGAACTTTTTATTGTTACTCATTATTTACCTTTAATAAATTACATTAAAAGTTAAATAATCATATGCAGTAATTATGTTATAATGCAGATGATTAAAACCTGTAGTTGGATTTAATTACCCACTCTTTTAAAAAAATTGGCGTTGGATTAAAAGAGTGGAATTTATTTAACTAGTTTGTCTAGTTCTGATTTTTCTATTCTAATAGCTGTCCTAATTTTTTTAAATTTTATTTCCCTTCTCTCAATCATCTTCCTAACACTTATTTCAGATATATTTAAATATTTAGATGCTTCTTTAACAGTCATTAACTCTAATGTTGTATTATTACTTG comes from the Halarcobacter ebronensis genome and includes:
- a CDS encoding phage replisome organizer N-terminal domain-containing protein produces the protein MSNNKKFFWLKLKNDFFDREEIKIIENQQNGKDYIIFYMKLLLKSVESEGQLFFRNTIPYSPDMLATITNTSIDTVKVAVSLFIELQLMERWDDGTLFMIETQNMVGSESKWAQYKRNERKENKNKIGHCPTSVQKSPIEIEQELKEEIETEDYSNWDALICMHEVEKEKKKKSRAYTQKPRTTKSTAHNTA
- a CDS encoding helix-turn-helix domain-containing protein; the encoded protein is MMIAIDEKRLEILEEKISNLAEYLIKNQNNKTSSNNTTLELMTVKEASKYLNISEISVRKMIERREIKFKKIRTAIRIEKSELDKLVK